A single window of Electrophorus electricus isolate fEleEle1 chromosome 16, fEleEle1.pri, whole genome shotgun sequence DNA harbors:
- the adamts1 gene encoding A disintegrin and metalloproteinase with thrombospondin motifs 1, with amino-acid sequence MMCFVRVVLGFTAVLCVNAAQGTWEETTVIPVKLESHERKSTLSPEAQEKESEKLFYQLDIFGDRVMLELEPDQTFLAPGFVFHVVGKPFSQQEFDSSEEARCFYSGTVNSKKNSAAAINVCHGLRGGFYIGEEEYFIQPTNTSATAYSSEGDLHIIRRRSRGPVADGSSKCGVNEEEEKVPENHETNSNKEPFSTGSQEHRRSRRFVSIPRYLEIMIVADQSMAEFHRSGLKPYLLTIMAVASRLYRHPTIHNSITLAVVKLLVIYDEEQGPDVSTNAALTLRNFCQWQRQHNPPSDRHPEHYDTAVLFTRQDLCGAHSCDTLGMADVGTACDPDRSCSIIEDDGLQAAFTVAHELGHVFNMPHDDAKQCASINGDHWGSHMMASTLSNLDQMRPWSPCSALMVTTFLDNGHGQCLLDKPQRPQQLSQALPGSVYDADHQCRLTFGEESQHCPDPSTTCAALWCTVTTTNGLLVCQTKNFPWADGTPCGHDSYCMAGQCLSKRQAAIYQMPVNGAWGPWGRWGDCSRTCGGGVQYSFRDCDNPLPKNGGKYCEGKRIQYRSCNTEACPDSNGLSFREEQCLAHNDISSQVSFGSGEGVEWVPKYAGVSPKDRCKLVCRAKGTGYFFILKPKVADGTPCTPDSTSVCVQGQCVKAGCDRVIGSSQRFDKCGVCGGDGSTCKKVSGSLDRARPGYQDVVTVPAGATHLDIKQRTPGGRRHDRSYLAVRRQDGTYLLNGDYKLTTLETDISLRGALLRYSGSLATIERLRSFAALPEPLTVQVLSVSGSPRPRIKYSYFAPRPVSATSGSNRRPINAIREVGGAEWTLREWGPCSQTCGEGAQKRDVLCLDAQGRPSKDCPEELRPLSTRPCKQACPSWLVSEWSACSKTCGRGFRKRTLRCVGHDGQTLPHDSCNAKDRPRPLLDLCTEIVC; translated from the exons ATGATGTGCTTTGTGCGTGTCGTGTTGGGTttcactgctgttctgtgcGTTAACGCTGCGCAGGGAACATGGGAGGAAACTACAGTGATACCAGTCAAACTTGAATCTCACGAGCGCAAATCTACCCTTTCTCCAGAGGCTCAGGAAAAAGAATCAGAAAAGCTTTTCTATCAGTTGGACATCTTTGGGGATCGGGTAATGCTGGAGTTGGAGCCGGACCAGACTTTCTTGGCGCCTGGGTTTGTCTTCCATGTGGTGGGGAAACCCTTCAGCCAGCAGGAGTTTGACAGCTCAGAGGAGGCGCGATGCTTCTACTCGGGAACGGTGAACAGCAAGAAAAACTCAGCAGCCGCTATAAACGTCTGTCATGGATTGAGAGGTGGCTTCTACATCGGTGAAGAAGAATACTTCATTCAACCCACCAATACCAGTGCAACAGCCTACTCTTCAGAAGGAGACCTCCACATCATTCGACGCAGAAGTAGAGGGCCTGTTGCGGACGGTAGCTCCAAGTGCGGTGTGaacgaggaagaggaaaaggttCCTGAAAATCATGAGACGAATTCAAACAAGGAGCCCTTCTCAACAGGTTCTCAAG aACACCGTCGGTCCCGCCGCTTTGTATCCATCCCACGATATTTGGAGATCATGATCGTGGCAGATCAGTCTATGGCAGAGTTCCATAGGAGTGGACTGAAGCCTTACCTGCTGACTATAATGGCAGTAGCATCTCGTCTGTACCGCCACCCAACTATTCATAACTCCATCACTCTGGCTGTGGTGAAGCTGCTGGTGATATATGATGAGGAACAGGGCCCAGATGTCTCCACCAACGCTGCCCTCACCTTGAGGAACTTCTGTCAGTGGCAAAGGCAGCACAACCCCCCCAGTGACCGCCACCCAGAGCATTACGATACGGCCGTGCTGTTCACTAGACAG GATCTGTGTGGGGCTCATTCTTGTGACACACTGGGAATGGCTGATGTGGGCACAGCGTGTGATCCCGACCGAAGCTGCTCCATTATTGAGGATGATGGACTGCAAGCAGCCTTCACTGTTGCACATGaactgg GTCACGTGTTCAACATGCCCCATGATGATGCCAAACAGTGTGCTAGCATCAATGGGGATCACTGGGGTTCCCACATGATGGCTTCCACACTGTCTAATCTGGACCAGATGCGGCCTTGGTCTCCCTGCAGTGCACTGATGGTCACAACCTTCCTGGATAATGGCCATGGTCAGTGTCTGCTAGACAAGCCCCAGAGACCCCAGCAACTTTCCCAGGCCCTGCCAGGTTCGGTGTACGATGCTGACCATCAGTGCCGTCTCACATTTGGGGAGGAGTCACAGCACTGCCCTGACCCGAGCACAACCTGTGCAGCTCTCTGGTGCACTGTCACCACTACAAATGGTCTGCTTGTCTGCCAGACCAAGAATTTTCCATGGGCTGATGGAACACCATGTGGACATGACAGCTACTGTATGGCAGGCCAGTGTTTGAGCAAGAGGCAAGCAGCCATCTATCAG ATGCCAGTCAATGGTGCATGGGGACCGTGGGGACGTTGGGGTGACTGCTCACGCACCTGTGGAGGTGGTGTGCAGTACTCTTTCAGGGACTGTGACAACCCCTTGCCTAAGAACGGAGGAAAATATTGTGAGGGTAAAAGAATTCAGTATCGATCCTGCAATACGGAGGCCTGCCCTGATAGCAATG GTTTGAGCTTTCGTGAAGAGCAGTGTTTGGCCCATAATGACATCTCCTCCCAGGTGTCCTTTGGTTCGGGTGAGGGTGTTGAGTGGGTACCAAAATATGCTGGTGTATCACCCAAGGACCGATGCAAACTAGTCTGCAGAGCAAAGGGAACAGGCTACTTTTTCATTCTCAAGCCAAAG GTGGCCGATGGGACACCTTGCACCCCCGATTCcacatcagtgtgtgttcaAGGCCAGTGCGTTAAGGCAGGATGTGACCGTGTGATTGGCTCAAGCCAACGGTTTGATAAATGTGGCGTCTGTGGAGGAGATGGCTCCACTTGCAAGAAAGTGTCTGGATCCTTGGACCGTGCAAG ACCTGGCTATCAGGATGTGGTGACAGTCCCTGCTGGTGCCACCCACCTCGATATTAAACAGCGAACCCCCGGTGGCCGTCGCCACGACAGAAGTTACCTGGCAGTCCGCCGGCAAGATGGCACCTACCTGCTAAATGGTGACTACAAGCTTACAACTCTGGAGACTGACATTTCCCTGCGAGGGGCATTACTGCGCTACAGCGGTTCCTTGGCCACTATCGAGCGCTTGCGCAGCTTTGCTGCTCTCCCAGAGCCGCTGACAGTTCAAGTACTGTCAGTGAGCGGCTCTCCTCGGCCCCGCATCAAGTACAGCTACTTCGCCCCGCGTCCTGTTTCTGCCACGTCTGGCTCAAACCGACGGCCCATCAATGCCATCAGAGAAGTAGGAGGTGCAGAGTGGACCCTACGTGAGTGGGGACCCTGCTCACAGACCTGCGGAGAAGGTGCACAGAAAAGGGATGTCCTCTGTCTAGATGCCCAGGGCCGACCATCAAAAGACTGTCCCGAAGAGCTGCGTCCCCTTTCCACTCGCCCCTGTAAACAGGCCTGCCCATCTTGGCTTGTAAGTGAGTGGTCAGCCTGTTCCAAGACCTGTGGACGAGGCTTCCGGAAACGTACCTTGAGATGCGTGGGGCATGATGGTCAAACCTTGCCGCACGACAGCTGCAATGCAAAAGATCGGCCACGACCCCTCCTGGACTTGTGTACTGAGATTGTCTGTTAA
- the cyyr1 gene encoding cysteine and tyrosine-rich protein 1 — protein sequence MESRGTTSSQTGWKLFMDSVLICLFAGRGQAQCDGCVEYCCDGAPPFCCSYYAYVGDVLSGTAISGIVFGVVFLMGAVAAIFLCICMCVKNGHGARVGIFSTSYINTVTQGYPGPPPPYSYDYEMYPPDLRPPPYTPTPPRTANYSPPPPYPGYNRK from the exons ATGGAAAGTCGCGGAACAACGAGTTCACAGACGGGGTGGAAACTCTTTATGGACTCTGTGCTTATATGCCTCTTTGCCG GCCGTGGCCAGGCTCAGTGTGACGGCTGTGTTGAGTACTGCTGTGATGGTGCACCTCCCTTCTGCTGCTCATACTATGCATACGTGGGGGATGTCTTGTC GGGCACAGCGATTTCAGGGATTGtgtttggtgtggtgtttttgatggGTGCAGTGGCGGCCATCTttttgtgcatatgcatgtgtgtgaagaaTGGGCATGGAGCAAGAGTGGGTATCTTCAGTACATCATATATCAACACAGTGACTCAGGGCTACCCAG gacCACCACCTCCTTACAGCTATGATTATGAGATGTATCCCCCAGATCTTCGACCCCCTCCATACACTCCAACACCACCCAGAACGGCAAACTactcaccacctccaccctaTCCAGGCTATAACAGAAAATGA